One part of the Magnetococcus sp. PR-3 genome encodes these proteins:
- a CDS encoding cytochrome b/b6 domain-containing protein yields the protein MERHMVYSLFERLWHWTQAFLVITLLITGFEIHGMYDNLGYAIATDLHGDLAWALIGLWILAIFWHFTTGEWKHYIPTTKKLLDVMMYYGGGIFEGKDHPYKKDIHAKHNPLQRLAYLGLKLGISPVIWISGLLYMFYNDWQALGLEGMLTLEYVALAHTAAAFAMLVFLIGHVYMAFTCRPVYAHLKAMITGYDDH from the coding sequence ATGGAACGCCATATGGTTTATAGCCTCTTTGAGCGTCTGTGGCACTGGACCCAGGCTTTTTTGGTCATCACCTTGTTGATCACCGGCTTTGAAATTCATGGTATGTACGACAATCTGGGTTACGCCATTGCCACGGATCTGCATGGTGATCTGGCTTGGGCGCTTATCGGCTTGTGGATTCTGGCTATTTTCTGGCATTTCACCACAGGTGAGTGGAAGCACTATATCCCCACCACCAAGAAGCTGTTGGATGTCATGATGTACTATGGTGGGGGTATTTTTGAGGGTAAAGATCACCCTTATAAAAAAGATATCCACGCCAAACACAATCCGTTACAGCGTCTGGCTTACCTGGGTCTTAAACTGGGGATCTCCCCTGTTATCTGGATCTCAGGTCTGCTCTACATGTTCTACAACGATTGGCAGGCCCTTGGTCTGGAAGGTATGTTGACGTTGGAGTATGTGGCGTTGGCTCATACTGCTGCCGCATTTGCCATGCTGGTTTTCTTAATTGGGCATGTCTATATGGCCTTCACCTGTCGTCCTGTTTATGCGCATTTAAAAGCGATGATCACCGGGTATGATGATCACTAG
- a CDS encoding tetrathionate reductase family octaheme c-type cytochrome → MYTRTGRMVLALVATMVLGIWSMPLHAEVSTSGKLSSKSTADHSKFKQLQGPFDSGPAVTKACLSCHTEAAKQVMKTKHWTWESKQSDTGQMLGKKHVVNSFCGTPKSNWEACTACHVGYGWEDNSFDFNKQENVDCLTCHDQSEQYEKAVGGAGHPKGYEAPKQKKYLDDHAKSPRQAVDLVDAAQSVGLPTRRNCGSCHFVGGGDDGVKHGDMDTSLVEPDEFLDIHMDVNGNNFSCTACHRTHGHKIPGSRYKPTAKDTQGIEAPSDATSRASCESCHGTEVKGHSAKLNQHVDKIACQTCHIPIIARGGVKTKTVWDWSTAGNMDKNGKPITERNEDGDVTYSAKKGHFEWEEELLPEYRWFDGQVKYTLFGEKIDDSKPVPINGIQGSYEDGKSRIWPFKIMKGKQVYDPINKHLLVMHTYGDDDTAFWKNFDWKKSLEAGAKEPGAPAFSGQHAFVSTEMYWPITHMVASADDALTCKDCHAENGRLAELTDFYLPGRDKMAVLDGIGWFAVIMTSLGVTGHGSLRIYWHYRRRREEKANSNGEES, encoded by the coding sequence ATGTACACACGTACAGGCAGAATGGTTTTGGCACTGGTTGCCACCATGGTGCTGGGGATATGGAGTATGCCACTCCATGCCGAGGTAAGCACCTCTGGCAAGCTCAGCAGTAAGTCTACGGCTGATCATAGTAAATTTAAGCAGCTGCAGGGTCCTTTTGATTCAGGCCCGGCGGTAACCAAAGCTTGTCTGAGCTGCCATACAGAGGCGGCTAAGCAGGTGATGAAGACAAAGCATTGGACATGGGAAAGTAAACAGAGTGATACGGGCCAAATGCTGGGTAAAAAGCATGTGGTCAATAGTTTTTGTGGTACACCCAAGAGTAACTGGGAAGCCTGCACCGCGTGTCATGTCGGATATGGGTGGGAAGATAATAGCTTTGATTTTAATAAACAGGAAAATGTGGATTGTTTAACCTGTCATGATCAATCAGAGCAGTATGAAAAAGCAGTTGGTGGTGCGGGTCATCCCAAAGGCTATGAAGCGCCCAAGCAAAAAAAATATCTGGACGATCATGCCAAAAGCCCACGTCAAGCCGTAGATCTGGTCGATGCCGCCCAAAGTGTGGGTCTACCAACCCGTCGTAACTGTGGTAGCTGCCACTTTGTGGGTGGTGGGGATGATGGGGTAAAGCATGGTGATATGGATACCTCTCTGGTTGAACCAGACGAGTTTCTTGATATCCATATGGATGTGAACGGCAATAACTTTAGCTGCACAGCTTGTCACCGGACCCATGGTCATAAAATTCCTGGTAGTCGCTACAAGCCTACGGCTAAAGATACCCAAGGCATTGAAGCGCCCAGTGATGCGACATCCCGTGCTTCTTGTGAGTCATGCCATGGTACAGAGGTTAAAGGGCATAGTGCCAAGCTTAACCAGCATGTTGATAAGATCGCCTGTCAGACCTGTCATATTCCTATTATTGCCCGTGGTGGGGTGAAGACCAAAACGGTTTGGGATTGGTCCACGGCTGGCAATATGGACAAAAATGGTAAGCCCATTACGGAACGTAATGAAGATGGTGATGTGACATACAGTGCCAAGAAGGGTCACTTTGAGTGGGAGGAGGAGCTTCTTCCAGAGTATCGCTGGTTTGATGGCCAAGTAAAATACACTTTGTTTGGCGAAAAGATTGATGACAGCAAGCCTGTACCCATCAATGGTATTCAAGGCTCTTACGAAGATGGCAAATCTCGGATCTGGCCTTTCAAGATCATGAAGGGCAAACAGGTCTATGATCCCATTAATAAGCATCTATTGGTGATGCATACCTATGGTGATGATGATACGGCCTTCTGGAAAAACTTTGACTGGAAGAAGTCACTGGAAGCTGGCGCCAAGGAACCTGGCGCACCGGCCTTTAGTGGACAGCACGCTTTTGTCAGCACAGAAATGTATTGGCCGATCACACATATGGTTGCTTCGGCTGACGATGCACTGACCTGTAAAGATTGCCATGCAGAAAATGGGCGTCTGGCTGAGTTGACCGATTTCTACCTGCCCGGACGCGACAAAATGGCCGTGCTGGATGGTATTGGTTGGTTTGCGGTGATTATGACCTCACTGGGTGTAACAGGACATGGTTCACTTAGGATCTATTGGCATTACCGTCGTCGCCGTGAAGAAAAAGCAAACAGCAATGGGGAGGAAAGCTAA
- a CDS encoding SAM hydrolase/SAM-dependent halogenase family protein → MEKVVLLTDFGTKDPYVGQVKGRLGHYDGLLNCIDFYHEVPDYLPTSGAWLIERCQHHFPPDSHWLCVVDPGVGSERRGIAVIVGDRLFVGPDNGLLCWALTQDNAEVRAIGEQWQQQAASTFHGRDIFAPVLVDWMTHKDADRIGPKVEDPISLSDENYRMQITGGMQVQIPHIDHFGNIITALDGSWQGVGQGSAWVLKQTINKWVKTFSDLQVGELGLLVGGFGTVEIVCNQGSAAERLNINCGDWVDFFEKSVDDKKSG, encoded by the coding sequence ATGGAAAAAGTCGTTCTACTTACAGATTTTGGCACCAAGGATCCCTATGTTGGCCAAGTTAAAGGCCGGCTCGGTCATTATGATGGCCTGTTAAACTGCATCGATTTTTATCATGAAGTGCCTGATTACCTGCCAACATCGGGTGCTTGGTTGATAGAACGGTGCCAACACCATTTTCCACCCGACAGTCATTGGCTCTGTGTGGTGGACCCTGGCGTGGGGAGTGAACGACGGGGGATTGCTGTAATTGTGGGGGATCGTCTGTTTGTAGGGCCTGATAATGGCTTGTTGTGTTGGGCCCTAACTCAGGATAATGCAGAAGTCAGGGCTATTGGCGAACAGTGGCAACAACAAGCAGCCTCGACCTTCCATGGACGTGATATTTTTGCGCCTGTCTTAGTAGACTGGATGACCCATAAAGATGCAGATAGAATTGGACCTAAGGTTGAAGATCCGATTTCTTTATCGGATGAGAACTATCGCATGCAAATCACAGGGGGTATGCAGGTGCAAATCCCCCATATAGATCACTTTGGCAACATCATTACGGCCTTAGATGGTTCTTGGCAAGGGGTAGGGCAGGGAAGTGCCTGGGTGCTTAAACAAACCATCAATAAATGGGTGAAAACCTTTTCAGATCTCCAAGTTGGAGAGTTGGGATTGTTGGTTGGTGGCTTTGGTACCGTTGAAATAGTCTGTAATCAGGGGAGTGCTGCAGAGCGACTAAACATCAATTGTGGCGATTGGGTGGATTTTTTTGAAAAAAGCGTTGACGATAAAAAAAGTGGCTGA
- the rplQ gene encoding 50S ribosomal protein L17, with protein sequence MRHKKRGRKLNRDSSHRKAMFKNMLVSLIKHERLETTVPRAKELRPMADKVITLGKRGDLHARRQALTILNGDKEVVNKLFTDIAERNKSREGGYTRILKTRFRYGDCAPMSFIELVERVDAPAEAAE encoded by the coding sequence ATGAGACATAAAAAACGTGGTCGTAAGCTGAATCGCGATTCTTCACATCGTAAAGCGATGTTTAAGAACATGCTTGTCAGCCTGATTAAACACGAGCGCCTCGAAACCACTGTACCTCGCGCCAAGGAACTACGTCCCATGGCGGATAAGGTGATCACCCTGGGCAAGCGTGGCGATCTGCACGCACGGCGTCAGGCACTGACCATCCTCAATGGGGACAAAGAGGTGGTTAATAAGTTGTTCACAGATATTGCTGAGCGTAATAAGAGTCGTGAAGGTGGGTATACCCGCATTCTGAAGACTCGTTTTCGCTATGGCGATTGTGCCCCTATGAGCTTTATTGAACTGGTAGAGCGCGTAGATGCACCAGCTGAAGCTGCTGAATAA
- a CDS encoding DNA-directed RNA polymerase subunit alpha, which yields MYRNWTELIKPHTIELGGDETEIQRKATLVAEPLERGFGATLGNALRRVLLSSLQGASVTTVRIEGVLHEFSSVPGVIEDVTDIILNIKGLAIRMESTGVKVIRLHVEKEGPVTAGMIECETGVEILNPDHHIATLNKSGVLDITMTVTTGKGYVRAQLNRDDENYTIGDIPIDASYNPVKKVAYRVENARVGQQTDYDKLIMDIETNGVVTPEDALALAAKILQDQLNPFINFDDVPMAHDQEEEDKPQWNPNLFRKVDELELSVRSANCLKNDDIVYIGDLVQKTESEMLKTPNFGRKSLNEIKEVLDEMGLSLGMTLEAWPPENIEELSKQFEEENF from the coding sequence ATGTACAGGAACTGGACTGAGCTGATCAAGCCTCACACCATTGAACTGGGTGGGGATGAAACTGAAATCCAGCGTAAGGCAACTTTGGTTGCTGAACCGCTTGAGCGTGGTTTTGGTGCGACTTTAGGTAACGCGTTGCGTCGGGTGTTGCTCTCCTCATTGCAGGGAGCATCGGTTACAACCGTACGTATTGAGGGTGTGCTGCATGAGTTTTCCAGCGTTCCCGGTGTTATCGAAGATGTCACCGACATCATTTTGAACATCAAAGGGCTTGCGATCCGTATGGAAAGCACCGGCGTTAAGGTCATCCGTCTCCATGTGGAGAAGGAAGGTCCTGTAACGGCGGGGATGATTGAATGTGAGACAGGTGTTGAGATCCTCAACCCTGATCACCATATCGCCACCCTGAATAAGAGTGGTGTACTGGACATTACCATGACGGTTACGACCGGTAAGGGCTATGTTCGTGCACAACTCAACCGTGATGATGAGAATTACACCATTGGTGATATTCCCATCGATGCCAGCTATAATCCGGTCAAAAAAGTTGCCTATCGGGTTGAAAATGCCCGTGTTGGTCAGCAAACGGACTATGACAAGCTAATCATGGATATCGAAACCAACGGCGTGGTCACCCCTGAGGATGCCCTAGCGCTGGCGGCAAAGATTCTCCAAGATCAGCTGAATCCTTTCATCAACTTTGATGATGTGCCTATGGCCCATGATCAGGAAGAGGAGGATAAGCCACAGTGGAATCCCAACCTGTTCCGTAAGGTTGACGAGCTGGAGCTGTCAGTCCGTAGTGCCAATTGCCTTAAGAACGATGATATCGTTTATATTGGTGACCTGGTGCAAAAGACCGAATCAGAAATGCTCAAAACCCCTAACTTTGGTCGTAAGTCGCTGAACGAGATCAAAGAGGTTCTGGATGAGATGGGGCTGTCCTTGGGTATGACTCTGGAAGCTTGGCCCCCTGAGAACATCGAAGAGCTGTCCAAGCAGTTCGAAGAAGAAAACTTTTAA